DNA from Pomacea canaliculata isolate SZHN2017 linkage group LG9, ASM307304v1, whole genome shotgun sequence:
tgaataaaatattgaatgaGAGGGGTATATTTCAAgtaattttcaaaagaaaaatgacacaGATGTTATGTCCTTTATAATTGATTAACAAAAATTTACGTTTACCTGTGTGGATGTAAGCTGACTGTGTTGCACTTGAAAGACTACAAACCAACTGATAGTCAACCCTTCAAGAAtataagcatcagcaaacagttGACACCATAGCAAACTTAAACTAAGTCctcatataaaaatgaaaaactgaaGAGTGAGCATtggggccctatgctcctcgaggagtaactgAGAAGCAAGCAGAAAAGTACTCTtgattatgcaaaatatttcttaaaagagATTGATTTTGAAACCGGATTTGAAGGGTTTGATAGTAGACACAATctgaagagggaaaaaagtgaaacattaaaaactaaaatgataACATAGTAGTAAAtatattgcatatttttcaaCCATCATCTCCCCACAAAAAAGGTTGTTGCCACCTTAAACACATGGTTACATGGTGTTTCATTTTCAATTATAtccaatatttaaaatattgttccaTTGTCATAGAAAATGTTTCAACACGTAGCTGTACTTCAGAAGGCAGTTCCAAAAAAAGACATCCTCTTTATGCTTGGTAACTGGAACGCCAAGGTTGGCCCGGACGCCTTCcagcaatgggcaggaacagtgGGCAAATTTGGCCTGGAGAAACCAGGATCATCAGACTCTTAGAATTTGTGCAGAGCCAGAGGCTCACCTTAGCCAACACCTTACGGCCCCACAAAAATCAAGACATGACACTCATCAGACAGATTGATCCATAATCAAATTGACTATATCCTGCTGCTGAGATGCTTCAGATCCAGCAGCAACAAGGCTAAGACAAGGACATACCCTGGCTCTGACATAGATAGTGACTATGACCTTATTTTAATGAAAGTGAAGCGACTCTCAAACACCCCTCCCCTCGATGTCGCTTTGATTTGGAGAAACTGCAATGACAGTGATcaattttatttgtcccaggaggcaatttgaacatggtaaggtgctctagttataaagtaaaagttagaaataaaaataagaaatgaagttCGTTGTAATAGTaaagcagagatctatatgAACAGGGTACAACTtaaagaggtaagcagcttcaagtactttgGAGCCACCCACTCCAAGGATGACAGTTCCATGCCAGATATCCATATCATGAatgcaacagcagcaatagCTAGCCTAGATAGGATCTAGCATAGCCATAAGGTTTACTACCAAGTACAAGGTATACAGCTCCCTGGTAGTGCTGATCCTGCTCTGTGGATGTGACATGTGGGCTCTGCTCGCcaagacagaaaggagaatctAAGCATTCGAGAACAAATGTTTGAGGAGGATGCTTcagatctcatacagagaacacaaaatcaataactttgtatgaaacaagatggccacactcatagaacaccaggaacctctacttccAACAGTCAAGCAACCCGGCAtgacaccttgtcaaagactatccttcaacTGGCTTACGAATGTAGCTGGACTGGTCatctgtacaggacctgctgactatcacaataggcaagagtggctgGCCCAGTCTACAGccgtgtctatccatgtgctcccccctacaacaggtgccggtcaaggaCAACTGACTGACTTCAGATCTAACCCTGCTAATCTAAGCATGCAACTCATTGTAACTTGGCACATTTGCAACATTGGCTTTTAATTGATTATTgctttaagattaaaaaaaaaaactactcagaattgtgctttttaaataaatgttgaatCATGATTTTCATCACATGTATAGCCTACTGAAGCATGTAAGTCAGACATGTGAGAATCAGAAATAATATGTGCTAGCTTGCTTTTTCTATGGATTATAATGGTTATTATGGAGATTATTAGAGACATCACACCATTTTACCTTCAGCAGGAAACAGATTTCAAGCGTTGAAATCTAGACAATTGAAACCACTACTCAACACAACAGATCCTGCCATGAACAGATCAATcctttatgatttaaaaatatcaaaataattgaAAGTTTACCTAACATTCcctataaaatgttttgcattctGTTGTAAAGGCATTCCAGAGCATCATGATTGAGTTTGCATGAACATATGTATGCCTGAAATGATCATCTTAACAAGACTAATTATTCATTTTGCATGCAGTACCCCAATGAGCAGGCCCTGCTGTGTGACTTTGAACTTATGTTCAACAATGCCCGCCACTACAACGAAGAAGGCTCACAGGTGTATCAGGATGCTGACACTTTGGATCGCATTTTGCGGACAAAATGGCGGTCCATGAGCCAGTCGCGGGCTCTCACAAGCAAGCGGTGAGTGTCTTGTGTGAAAGGgatatttataataatgaacTTTAGACTCATAGAACTGCTAGATATAGTTAATAAGAGCAGATAGCTATGCAAAAGTGTGCTTATTACATCCTCACCTTCATGTTTAGGTCAAGGTCAAAAGTATCATCACCCTTGTCTCAGAAGCTCCAAGACATGTATGAAACAGTACGCGACTACCAAGATCGTGCAGGCCGAACGCTGTCCACCCCTTTCATCAAGCTGCCTCTCAAGAGCGTAAGCTGTTTAAACCCCCCACCTAAACTGATggtatttcatttctttttaagccATCTAAGTTTTagtctttttatgtttatggCATTAAGTAAGACTAATTAAAACCTCAAGAGGGGCTCTAcgcctcacttttttttcagctacattattttcaacattgtAGCACATTTTGTGATTTTCAGAAACTATTCCTACCTTTTGCTTACAGCTATTCCCATCACAACTTTTATATGAAAAGCAGTGGGCCCATTATATTATCTGGGGTTGGGGGGTTGGTTTGCTTTTGAAATGAAGATTGTACTGTGGGTGACAGGACTACCCAGACTATTATGAAGTGATAAAGAAGCCAATGGACATGCAGCGTATACAACAAAAACTACTGGCTAACCAGTATGAGAGTGTTGAGGACATGGTGGCTGACTTTGTGCAAATGTTTGATAATGCCTGCAAGTACAATGAGCCAGAGTCAGTCATCTATAAGGTGAGAGGTTTGTCTCCCCCATgatatgaaatttttttcagcattcCTCCTTGTGTTTTGCTGAAAAACTGATATAGCGACTTACTTTAGGTTTAAAAATGGCCTTGCAAGTAGTTATTCTGCAGTTCAATGCTTGACAATTTGCTGAGCCATTCAAGTGGCAGTCGCTACAACAGTGTAATATCATGAATATCTATTTAGTTGCAGTTGACACTTGTCTTACAGACTAGCTGTGCTTCTTTTTATTCACCACTTCATGTGCCGTTATCCCTCGTAAAATACAAGACGATTTTATAATACAATATGTAGTTTGATATGTCCATGATAGTCACCTTGTCTGCTTGGCATAGGATGCTCTGACACTACAGCGGGTGGTGTTcgagaagaaaatggagttgACTGCTGAGGGTACAAATAATGTCCCTGATGTCAAAGCTTTGGTCCAGGAGCTTATTCGGAACCTCTTTATCTCCACTTACAACTCCCAGGTCAGCCTGCCATTTTACTTCTGCCAGTTTTCTTGTCAAAATGGTGGTCAGTACAACTTACTAAGCAGATGCGTAGCATTCAGGAGAAACCCCTCTACTGGAGGATTTTCATTGTGTGGTTTATCTTTGTTGGGTCTGATCTGTGGTCTTATTTTCTGTTATGCTGCATCAGTGTATGTCCATTATCATGCAAATACATTTGTGTGCTGTGGTGAGTAAACATTattatggatttaaaaaaaatgaaagcaagcaTTGTTGTCAACACCATCATGCTCAGACATACTGTCTGTTTGGATCTGTAGGATGACGAGGGACGTTGCTATAGTGACTCCTTTGCTGAACTGCCAGAACTGATTGAAAGAGACAAAGCACCTGGTGATGAGGATCCCCCAGAGTGAGTTGTCAGAGTGGCTTTGTGAAGTTATCTGCCCTTAGTTTAAGTGAGGTGTGAAATTGTCTGCAGTTAATTGGTGACTCGTGAAGTTTCTTTTTGGGACTTGTGCAGTCATCAGAAGTTGTTGCTGACTTGTCAAATTATTGGTAGTTACTAGGGGATCTATGATGTTGGTGCCAATCTATTGTTGACAGAGAATGTCAAAAGTTATGTCAGTGCAGTATATAAAAAGctaataaattttttataagACTTTAGCAGCTGATCacaattttgtcaaaaaataagCACCTGTATCATGAAgttacttttctctttcatttgtGAAATAACTTGGCTTTTTCATCACATGCAGGCGTTTATTGACCTTTGACCAGATCAAGAGAAATATTGACAGGGTAAGTTTTGTATATCATTAGCATTAGAAGTGCATCACAAAAATCTGTCAATAGAGATTCAGTGCTAACATGACAGGTATGAATATGGCAACAAGTAGTGGAATGGTTTGCTCTGGTAATCAGCCAAGGCTAGGCATATTGCTACATGTCATGACACATCcatagttttaaaatgtttacttttgtaaCTTTTAAATGAGTACAATTGAAAATAAAAGGCTTGTATCTTctgatatatacacatatatgttattgtttatatttctatatgTATAATATTTAGTCCTGTTTTACATTCAATACAAAGATGGAAAATAAAGCTTTAATTATAGATTTACTTTTTAGAAAAATAGAGCTACCATAGTGCTGGTTATACAACAATTTTAGAGCAtgttttttgcatctttttgtgAATTCAGAGctcttttattgtctttctaTGCAATAAGGATTCTTATTAAAGTggttgttttcttcatcattattgTAGTTATCAACAACAGATTGGGTGGTTGTCATTGACTACCAAAAGCATCCCCCTTTTTACTGCACTGTTACTTCTTATGCTCATGTGTTGCTGTGACTCAGGACCATAATGCGTATGATATAACATGTACTCAAACATGTGTTTGCCTACACTTGAAAGATCTAAAACTGTCTAGTAGCAGCAGTGTTTCGTTTTCTGCTGCATTGTTAGTTTCTCTTCTTAAAAGCAGTTGTGACAGCTGGCCAAGTTTTTAAATAGCTGTAGTCTGGAGTCATCTAGTTCCTCCTTTGTAGCACAGTACTTGTTCTGATCCCGACATTTTGATTTACAGGGACGATACAGGAGAATGGATCGATTCCAGGAAGACATGTTCAAAGTGTTTGAGAAGGCCAGAAAATTCAGTCGAATTGATTCTCAGGTAAATGGATTTTCACTTTCATGACTTTATTAATGGGCTGttgtaaaaaacaaacagataaaaattattgactacATCGGTCATGCCGGCAGCAAATTCTTTCAAGTTTGTCAGTTCTATAGATCTTGGTATGACCATGAAATATTTGTCAGATTAAAATTTGCACATTGATTCACACTTAGATTATGCTTGCCACagatgttgacagtgtgtaTTTGAACATTTTATCTCTGAGTGAAATTTTATCGGTGTCTTTGATTGCTCCTTGAAGGGTTGCAATTGCTTGATACGAAGACACATGTATTGGAGAGTATGGGTTGAGTTTACTTTTACCTCAACAGCTGTATGAAGATGCAGTGGAAATGCAATTGCTATTCATCAAAATTCGTGATGAGCTTTGTAAAAATGGAGAGCTCCTACTGACTCCTGCTCTGAGTTACACTGAGCGCCACCTGCAGAATGCTCTGGaaacagagaagagagaaaaacttgCCATAGAACAGAAAgaggatgaagagaaaaagaaaggaggagagTCAGAAGAAAAGTTGGAAGAAGTGAAGCTGGTGAGTGACGCTCATGCTCATGACTGTCAAATGGAAAAAATTAATACTTATAGGAAGCAATGTACAAGATGGAAAATGAACCTCAAAAGTTCTACGCACTTTGATTCAATAAGTATCTTTTATATAAAGACCTGAGAGACCATGTTGGCTATACTTGTTTTTTATACTAAAGTTGTGTTTGTAGCTGATTAACAATTTTATGTATATCCATCCCAGGAAcgttttgttttccatttacCTTGTAGACTGGTTAGATATCATTATTTTTGGTGTTGCAGTCCTCAGATGAGCCAAGTGAAAATGAAATTGTGTACAAAGATCAGACGTACAAAATTGGTGACTTTGTCTACATTGAGCCCAGGTATATTTCTTTACACACCTGTTTCCCAGAAAAAGGATATTTTTGTTCTAATTGATCTTATTGAGTAGTAGACAATTCTATTAATTATAACCTcaagaaaattcttttaaaagcaCTTTCAGacattctttaattttaatatagAAATCTCACCATATTTTAATATAGATATCTCTACTTTCTGTTCATTCAaccaaagaaaaaggagaacaTTTTGTTagcaatttctttgttttatgattattaATGGGGATTACTGTCAAGGACAGGAGAAAGACAGGtagttaaaataattaaattgcaTGTTTTGCTGGAGTGATGTTGAGAATGTTGTAAAGAGAATCTTTTAATTATGATTGGCATGGTGATGGGATTGCAGAGAGGAGAATCTGGAACCACACATCATGGTAATCGAGTCTTTCCATGTAGATGAGAATGGTGCACGCATGATGAAAGGCAGCTGGTTTTATCGTCCTCCAGAAACTTATCACCTAGCGACGCGGAAGTTTCTAGAAAAGGTGAGCACCCCCCAAAATTTTCACCAATGTTTACAAGGAGTATAGCCTTTTGGATTAATTTTGAAGTGATattgttctatttatttattagttctcTTGCCAGAAGGGCTTCTTCTCTCtgatacttttttaattttttttttttgttttgtcaaaagGAGGTATTCAAGAGTGATACATCCCATGGAATCAGCATGTCTCAGATCATGGGGAGATGCTATGTTATGTTTGTCAAGGACTACTTTAAACTCAGGCCAGAGGTAAGATCAAGAATCAATTGTATCAAGGTTTTATTTGGGATGAGCAGGTACATAATAGCAGAAGTACTTAGTACTTTGCTGTGGGTCTGGTTCGATGTTAGCTATTTTGTGTCCTATTGCTGTCAagtatattcacacacatatgttcacacatacatatgtgtgtgtgcatgcagatgcaaaaatataaaataatcaagaaCTTTAACAACCATAATCACATTAATAAGAATGTCATTGTTGCATCATCTCACAAATTTAATTGCATTCAGAATTGTGCTACATGTCTAAAGCAAGCCAATAGATCAACTCAGTTGCTATCttagttgtatgtgtaaaaaGAAAGTCCGGAACTACAAATGATGTCTTTTCAGATACACATGTGTGAATACAAATGATAATGAGCATTGCATTCTCATTTGCTGGTCTGTTGGCAGGGTTTACCTGACAGAGATGTTTATGTCTGTGAATCCAGATATAATGTCCGCAACAGGtgctttaagaaaataaaggtaTGACAGtgattattgtaaaaaaaattgtcagagaACTAAAGGTTTTTCCTTtaaatctaaaaaaattattacattgcacatttttttttaattatctctgTGTTTTGAAAGCTGGTTTTGGTGGCACAGTAAATTCACCTTAATCATTCCATTTTACAGtgcttaacttttttttaactttaagtaTTTAACTTAATGTTTTGTAACCTTTTTGTCACCTGTTGTTCTACAGGTATGGCAGGTACCACGAAATGATAGCATTGGCATTGTGCCTCGTGATCTCCCATTGGTGCCCATTCGTGTTGCTTCTGTCTTTGCCACAAAAGAGCCCAGTGAGGTCAGGGAGCCAGATGATGGTGATGTCAGCATTCTAGAAAAATTTCGAGAGGTCAGTCCAAGCTGAGgcaaaactttgtatttttcacaTAAGCTCTCTGACACTGAAAACCAAGCCTAAAGACAGATGACATTTGTCACAATAAAGTTTCTcttcatgattttaaaaaagcagctcAGTGATTACCTTTTGTTTAGATTTTTGACTTTTTAGCACATGCAGTATATTCTAATTTGGCAGTTCAAAATAGTCATGCatataaattctttttaataaaataaataataaataaagagaattgAAATAATATAGATGAAGGTTAGCTTTagatttaaaatttgtgtataaTAAATTTGCATGTGCACACTGCATTCCTGGTCACAagcacacattctctttcttctcccctctttgtcttacaTTTAGCCTGCATACCATCTTAGCCAGAACTATCTTGCCCTATACTGATATACTCTTTACAATGTGTCTGGCTTCTCACATCTGGGATGTTTGACGTTGCAGAATGTTTTGTCTGAGGCGGCACCAGAAGATGGCAATACCTACTATGACCAGTATATTCACTCCACAGGATGTTTGAAACTGGGTCAGTATTAAACCTGCCACAACAGTGCTAGAAGATTGTCTAACTTTTAGCCACTCTACAAGGCTTCCAAGAATAATATTTTGCTAAATTCTTCTGAGATTCTGGAAATGAAAATTGTATTAATGGCTGCAGGATGTGAAGTTGAGTATGAAAGCTGTGCTTGATTGTTTcaaatttctttgcaaaatttttGTCAAGCGATTGACAGAGCAAAGCTAGGGGCAGTAATACTAAAAAGTAAGCCTCAAGGAAGGGGAAGTTTGTTACAATGAAGTGGCGAAggttgaaatatatatataaatctaaactgtattttaaaaaaaatcaggatgattatatgttaaaaaaaaaacgtgctTTTGACTTTAttaaagtttagtttagtttagtccttgttactcctcgaggagcacatGGCCGCAAGCATTAATAAAATATGCAGCATATTTGTTTATCTGAAGTAGTCATCATATAAATCTCCATGGATGGTCAGAGGAAGGAAATTGTGTTGTAACTGCCtgaaaataagtaaattaaCCATGGCATGTTTGAGATGATATTAACCATGtccatgtttgaaatgaaagacttcagatttttttctatgcTGTGCAGGAGACTGCGTGTATGTTCGATCAGACAGAGACTATCCACTCATTGCCAGAATTGATAAAATCTGGACAACACCAGTGTCAgtagcattttgttttccttttctgataTTTGGATACATTCAtttgtgttcctttttttttaaatttaagtttaaatttaaatgtgcATTGTGCTTGACTATTGACTGCTGAGGACTTTGCATCATTTTAAGTTCTCCATCATTACACCAGGCTAAAAAGATGCATGACTGTCTTGGTGTGATGTGAAAACTATTTGTGCATTGCATGCCTGATGGCAAAACTAACCTGCTTTCAGAGGAGATGCCTTTTTCCATGGATGCTGGTTTGTACGCCCTTCAGAAATTGAGCATTCACCAACTCGACTTTTCTATAAACGGGAAGTCTTCCTGAGCTCCATTGAAGACACAAATCCACTAGATAGCATTATTGGCAAGTGCTGTATCTTGCATATCAAGGAGTATTGCACCTGTGAGTTTCATTGCATtttttagtatatatatatatccatttgttgcttttgtgtttAAGAGAGAGATTGAATGTACAcacattctgtgtgtgtaagagagagcaagatcgtgtgtgtgtaaaagagaaagagataaaacatgtataagagagaatgtgtatgtgagagagagagagagagagagagagaaaatgtgtgtgtgcatgcacatgcatatatCTTTATGTGATAAAAGtagttttcttttgcttgtatcttaaaaagaaatccagataaaatgtaaaatttatagcTGTATAACCCTTTGATAATTATATGAGTCATCTGTGTCATGTTAACAGCACGACCAACTGAGATGCCAGAGTTTGACATCTACATCTGTGAGTCTAAGTACCATGAGCTGGAGCACTCCATCAAGCGCCTTGGCAAGGGACTGAAGGTAGGATGTCACATAGCAATTATTGTTCTCATTATAGTTTTTGCCAGGTCACTTGGTAATATCAAAGACAAATAATttacaagaaacatttcaatttttttgtttcagttacatttatttgtcatctTTAGACCAACCATCACATTTTTAGGTTTGACGGtcctttgtaaatatttatgatcTTTGGGTGTTAGTTGAATAGCctttgtaaataaatcaaaaccTTTAGAGACATTTATGGTTGAGTAGTTGCAATCTTTCTCTGCAGAAACCTGCTTTATCACAGAAAGTCACCGATGATGAAATCTACTTCTTCAGAAAGCCAATAACACTTcagaaagtaaatataaaacattttgtgtctTATTGAATTTTAAACCTTGGCCTTTTAATGCTGTCAGTATTCTTTTGCATATAATTTTTTCTCTAAAGCTATAAAAGCATTATGTAATTAACTGAAATTATATGGCTAGAAAACATGTTCTTTAATTATAGAAATACAGTTCATAATTagtttataaaatgcattctatagctgtccaatttattattatatacaaataataataattacaaattatAGAATTAGTTAATCCTTTTGGCTTCAACTGGAACATAAGGGAGCATTGAATTTCTTCCTGCCATCTTGGTCCCGGGCAAGCCAGCTGACTTCATTCAACAGTTCACACCTAGATGTctgcttctctttcttcctcctggTGGTATTCATCTGAAGTCAGTTTGTGGATGCCTGGTCTTGTCCATCTACAGGATGTGGCCTAGCCACCTCCATTTATGTTTCACCTCCTCCAAGATGTTGATGATGCCAGCGTGTCTGCTAATTTCTGTGCTCGTGACTTGCAGTTTCCAGTGAATTCTGAGAATTTGACAAAGGCTTCCTCAAAGCCTCTGAGCCAGCTCTTGATCTTCTTGTTGATTCTGTAGGTTTCTAATGCATCTAGGAGCATCCATCAAACTTTTTAGATTTTCATCTTGGTAATGATTTGCAATCATTCTGCAGCCTGTTGAAAGCTTGTCTTCTAGATCAGTTCTAGTGAAGATGTCTTTTGATGTTGCTGTTAGTTGAGAGGTAACTGCTGAGATACTTGAAGTCCTGCACTTCCTTCAACTCTTCATCACATacctttgttttcattgttctgTTGCTCATCAACTTGGTCTTGTCAGTGTGGATCTTTGCATTTAGGTCCCCCATTACAACAAGGTCATGTTGTAGTGTTTTGTGTATCTGTTCTTGAGGTAAGAaagttctttttccttctctgttTTGGCCTTTTCTGTTGGCGCTTAGTGCTCTAAAATGGTGGATATTTGTTCCTGTAGAAGAACCTCGTTTTGATGATAGCTCCCTCCCTAACAGACTATACTTCACCTTCTTGCCCATCATGATCCCCACTCCCCTCgatgagttcatttctcgtctcgggcatgctgttctttctctgcatgtggcatctgtttacaggctgccttgccataatatagcctcagttgctggcacagcgtaaaataagcggtccggtggcgcaacggttagcgctgttagcgcctgtcaccaatacagtgaaggttggctgccctgagttcatttctcgtctcaggcacactgatctttctctgcacgtggcatctgtttacagggctggctgcttgccgtgatatagccttagttgctggcacggcgttaacaccaattcccccccccccacagcgtaaaataccaattccccTTCCCCCCCTTGATTTTGACAATCTCTTTCctaacacattttttcttctgaaataagGGTCAAGATACCTGAGTTGGTCCACCTCATGCCAATTTTCTCAATTTGCAGTCTGTACCATTCTTCCACTTCATACATTGTCTTCACATTTCAGGCTGCTGTTGTCGTTTAATTGTGTTTCTTCAAGGACTCCATTACTCCTTATACAAAGCATTGCTACCATTTTCCTCAATTCATCATTTGAGGTTGAATGACTTCCTAATGATTCTGTCAGCATTTTTGCAgcatagttttgtttattttcgatGTGGGTTGCTACCCCTATGCACAACCCTCCTTATCATGGGCATGGGATCAGGCAGCAGTGGAATTATAAtaatacaattcattctatcaTTATATGATGCATTCTacagctagagagagaaaattaaaaaaattcccccCACCTTGCAGCCATCTAATATCATTTTCACATGCCCAGGAACCATCACCATTACTCATGCGAGCTCATGATGACCAGTCCTCATTTCTGGACACGGAGAGCATGAAAGATGCGGAGGTGGACACCACTAGTGACAATCTGAATGCCTCTGTAGAGGAGGCCATTCCACAGCCAGAAAAACCAGCTAAGAAGGTTAGTAAGAGTAGTGTCTCTGGAACTGTAGCTTCTTTTGTTTAAGGAGTCTAAATCATATAAACACTATTGTAAGAGATAAAtagttgaataaaaataatttccccTCAAGTCTTATTCAGGTTTAGGTGTCACTGTGATACATGTAAGGTTATAGAGGAAAATACCGTGATATTTGTTTCAGCAGAAAAGTGCAAGTGCAAGGCGACAGCCCAGTGGATACATTGTATTTGCTGGTGAAATCAGGAAGGCCATACAGAATGAAAACCCTGACAGCTCTTTTGGAGATATTAGCAGAATAGTGGGGCTGAAGGTGAGATAGGAAAATCCAGATTCCATCTCTTCActagatgtttttatttatttcaaatgtcaGCATAAAGTTGTGTTAATTGCTCTGGTGCAAAGAACTGGGCGGTGAAATTATTGTTTGGAATTATGATCTTTTGCTCATCTAAgctcttgatttttgttttgttggaaaCCTTTAGTCAGTGAATTCAATGTAGTCGGTTAATTCATTTTAGTGACCTCAGCTATGCAAACAATCTCCCATCTTTTGCATATGTTATGTGTGTATTTCAGTGGCGCACATTGTCCAAAGAAGACAAGGAAAAGTATGAGGAAAGAGCCAAGAGAATTGCAGAGGATATGGCAGCCAAGCAGCAGGAAGCAGATCGTGCTTTTAATGATTCGCTCAACCGTTCCCAGTCTCCATGGTCAGATGTCGG
Protein-coding regions in this window:
- the LOC112571961 gene encoding protein polybromo-1-like isoform X1; the encoded protein is MPLMLMNISKGKDDDVLQIGIENPDDVQEEHRRQAKEDKEDSKDGEEIGMEGDAEMESPDGKSETRMDDSEEYEQLFAAVMTARDGERNISEIFQLLPSRVKYPEYYQVIKNPIDLKMIATKIQDGKYSKLDDLERDLNLMIRNAQTYNEPKSIIFKDACTLKKIITAKKLELEYKRTGVMKTSERLRTRERTNVQRLSAVCAALRYQSEDDDTASSQMDFEGDSDGEESDSPFWALYFAVKNYTSSEGEILSQPFLKLPSKKFYPDYYKEIKKPMSLYNVRKKIKAGQYQSFGECVSDLNLIFENARKYNQDESKIYKDACTLQRVLLERKRELDKDGAEDETPLNVSPFPLAVSKRFLPSPCSPSAASKTQAVLSVSREAPQQPTDMTKTDRETDDDLMPTPKTKRRSECEVKKKTPKRAPEDGLRKRLNILYRIVYEYQDVNGRMLRNIFMGLPSRKDYPDYYQVIMEPIDMTMIEAKIKADKYPNEQALLCDFELMFNNARHYNEEGSQVYQDADTLDRILRTKWRSMSQSRALTSKRSRSKVSSPLSQKLQDMYETVRDYQDRAGRTLSTPFIKLPLKSDYPDYYEVIKKPMDMQRIQQKLLANQYESVEDMVADFVQMFDNACKYNEPESVIYKDALTLQRVVFEKKMELTAEGTNNVPDVKALVQELIRNLFISTYNSQDDEGRCYSDSFAELPELIERDKAPGDEDPPERLLTFDQIKRNIDRGRYRRMDRFQEDMFKVFEKARKFSRIDSQLYEDAVEMQLLFIKIRDELCKNGELLLTPALSYTERHLQNALETEKREKLAIEQKEDEEKKKGGESEEKLEEVKLSSDEPSENEIVYKDQTYKIGDFVYIEPREENLEPHIMVIESFHVDENGARMMKGSWFYRPPETYHLATRKFLEKEVFKSDTSHGISMSQIMGRCYVMFVKDYFKLRPEGLPDRDVYVCESRYNVRNRCFKKIKVWQVPRNDSIGIVPRDLPLVPIRVASVFATKEPSEVREPDDGDVSILEKFRENVLSEAAPEDGNTYYDQYIHSTGCLKLGDCVYVRSDRDYPLIARIDKIWTTPVGDAFFHGCWFVRPSEIEHSPTRLFYKREVFLSSIEDTNPLDSIIGKCCILHIKEYCTSRPTEMPEFDIYICESKYHELEHSIKRLGKGLKKPALSQKVTDDEIYFFRKPITLQKEPSPLLMRAHDDQSSFLDTESMKDAEVDTTSDNLNASVEEAIPQPEKPAKKQKSASARRQPSGYIVFAGEIRKAIQNENPDSSFGDISRIVGLKWRTLSKEDKEKYEERAKRIAEDMAAKQQEADRAFNDSLNRSQSPWSDVGHSSPSASSAGRPNTPGSMQADMDGLYPAGYNPPFQGGYPAYPGTPGGPPPPPGYPTPSLPPQAQQGGGYSVPMQAAAYPHHHQHQQQQQQRMMGSPYSHYPPAQGQSPLQTSPHPPSMHLYPNMPLGPVSPQGANGMPSPGGHTMLPPGALGHTALPGQGMVPPQPPRPPSPMFVTVPPRTQRLLHSEAYLKYIEGLNVENRTISNFKKTLIATPENTPTPNETRLPTHWLAQGAGYHGSVTNALWALRDLMLKDTLSIARTIPFEDL